One segment of Rissa tridactyla isolate bRisTri1 chromosome 17, bRisTri1.patW.cur.20221130, whole genome shotgun sequence DNA contains the following:
- the LOC128918682 gene encoding carotenoid-cleaving dioxygenase, mitochondrial-like isoform X1: MAALVLLRAGLMRPCGAQMALLGRTLLRRPAALAAVADRSVPARQSHSPPQQGHGLKNFLPTPPKEQITFHSPKGLQCISPLIQTVEETPQPIPAKIKGHIPKWLNGNLLRNGPGKFEFGEEKYNHWFDGMALLHQFQLENGTVTYRSKFLQSSSYLTNSQHNRIVVSEFGTLAMPDPCKSVFGRFMSRFEMPQPSDNASVNYVVYKGDYYVSNENIFMYKVDPETLETKEKVDWSKFVAVNGATAHPHYASDGTTYNMGNSYGKHGSRYNIIQVPPQKSNCNDTLEGAKVLCSLTPMDKMRPSYYHSFGMSENYIIFIEQPIKLNLLQIITSKLRGKAISEGISWEPQYNTCFHVVNKHTGEVLPGQWYSKPFATFHQINAFEDNGCVVLDLCCQDDGTTLAIYKLQNLRRSGEGLDQIYDSTSRAFPRRFVLPLNVNSDTPVGKNLNPLSYTLARAVKDADGKVWCTHENLHPEGFEKVGGLEFPQINYSRYNGRRYRYFYGCGFRHLVGDSLIKVDVETKNFKIWQEDGSYPSEPVFVPVPNATAEDSGVILSVVVSPTENQSAFLLVLDAETFRELGRAEVAVQMPYGFHGIFTSH, encoded by the exons GTTTAAAGAACTTCCTGCCCACCCCACCAAAAGAGCAAATCACCTTCCACAGCCCCAAGGGTTTGCAATGCATTTCGCCCTTAATCCAGACCGTAGAGGAGACGCCTCAGCCCATCCCAGCAAAGATCAAAGGACATATTCCCAAATGGCTTAATGGCAATCTTCTGAGGAATGGTCCTGGGAAGTTTGAGTTTGGCGAGGAGAA ATATAACCATTGGTTTGATGGCATGGCCCTGTTGCATCAATTCCAGTTGGAGAATGGCACAGTGACATATCGGAGCAAGTTTCTGCAGAGCAGTTCCTACCTGACCAACAGCCAGCACAACCGCATTGTGGTCTCAGAATTTGGGACGCTGGCAATGCCAGACCCATGCAAGAGTGTCTTTGGGCGCTTCATGTCACGCTTTGAGATGCCAC AACCAAGTGACAATGCCAGTGTGAACTACGTTGTGTATAAAGGAGACTATTATGTCAGTAATGAGAACATCTTCATGTACAAAGTGGACCCAGAAACGCTTGAAACGAAGGAAAAG GTCGACTGGAGCAAATTTGTTGCAGTGAATGGGGCCACTGCTCATCCTCATTATGCGTCTGATGGGACAACATACAATATGGGCAATTCCTATGGGAAACATG GGTCTAGGTATAATATCATTCAGGTCCCTCCACAAAAATCAAACTGTAATGACACGTTAGAGGGAGCGAAAGTGCTGTGCTCCCTTACTCCAATGGATAAGATGAGACCCTCCTACTATCACAGCTTTG GAATGAGTGAAAACTACATCATTTTCATTGAGCAACCCATCAAGCTGAATCTCTTGCAGATTATCACTTCCAAACTCCGTGGGAAAGCCATTTCTGAAGGGATAAGCTGGGAGCCTCAGTACAACACTTGCTTCCATGTGGTGAATAAGCACACAGGGGAG GTGCTGCCAGGGCAGTGGTACAGTAAGCCCTTTGCTACTTTCCACCAAATCAATGCCTTTGAAGATAATGGCTGTGTGGTCCTTGATCTGTGCTGCCAGGATGATGGAACAACTTTGGCTATTTACAAACTTCAGAATCTGCGGAGGAGTGGGGAAGGTCTAGATCAG ATTTATGACTCAACATCCCGAGCTTTCCCTCGTCGCTTTGTTCTCCCACTGAACGTGAATTCAGACACACCTGTGGGGAAGAATCTGAACCCACTGTCTTATACATTGGCAAGGGCTGTGAAAGATGCAGATGGCAAG GTCTGGTGCACACATGAAAATCTGCACCCTGAGGGCTTTGAAAAGGTTGGGGGCTTGGAGTTCCCCCAGATCAACTACTCTCGGTACAATGGTAGGAGGTACCGTTACTTCTATGGATGCGGTTTTCGGCATTTGGTTGGTGATTCCTTGATCAAGGTTGATGTGGAGACCAAGAATTTCAAG ATTTGGCAGGAGGATGGATCCTACCCATCAGAGCCTGTGTTTGTGCCAGTGCCTAATGCCACGGCAGAAGACAGTGGAGTCATCTTGTCTGTTGTGGTCTCCCCCACTGAG AACCAAAGTGCGTTCCTTCTTGTCTTGGACGCAGAGACTTTCAGAGAATTGGGGCGAGCGGAAGTTGCAGTGCAAATGCCTTATGGATTCCACGGCATCTTTACTTCCCACTGA
- the LOC128918682 gene encoding carotenoid-cleaving dioxygenase, mitochondrial-like isoform X2, giving the protein MGNQQARWNKETSTGTSQQTQGKRNYLSSDVSGGHPGLKNFLPTPPKEQITFHSPKGLQCISPLIQTVEETPQPIPAKIKGHIPKWLNGNLLRNGPGKFEFGEEKYNHWFDGMALLHQFQLENGTVTYRSKFLQSSSYLTNSQHNRIVVSEFGTLAMPDPCKSVFGRFMSRFEMPQPSDNASVNYVVYKGDYYVSNENIFMYKVDPETLETKEKVDWSKFVAVNGATAHPHYASDGTTYNMGNSYGKHGSRYNIIQVPPQKSNCNDTLEGAKVLCSLTPMDKMRPSYYHSFGMSENYIIFIEQPIKLNLLQIITSKLRGKAISEGISWEPQYNTCFHVVNKHTGEVLPGQWYSKPFATFHQINAFEDNGCVVLDLCCQDDGTTLAIYKLQNLRRSGEGLDQIYDSTSRAFPRRFVLPLNVNSDTPVGKNLNPLSYTLARAVKDADGKVWCTHENLHPEGFEKVGGLEFPQINYSRYNGRRYRYFYGCGFRHLVGDSLIKVDVETKNFKIWQEDGSYPSEPVFVPVPNATAEDSGVILSVVVSPTENQSAFLLVLDAETFRELGRAEVAVQMPYGFHGIFTSH; this is encoded by the exons GTTTAAAGAACTTCCTGCCCACCCCACCAAAAGAGCAAATCACCTTCCACAGCCCCAAGGGTTTGCAATGCATTTCGCCCTTAATCCAGACCGTAGAGGAGACGCCTCAGCCCATCCCAGCAAAGATCAAAGGACATATTCCCAAATGGCTTAATGGCAATCTTCTGAGGAATGGTCCTGGGAAGTTTGAGTTTGGCGAGGAGAA ATATAACCATTGGTTTGATGGCATGGCCCTGTTGCATCAATTCCAGTTGGAGAATGGCACAGTGACATATCGGAGCAAGTTTCTGCAGAGCAGTTCCTACCTGACCAACAGCCAGCACAACCGCATTGTGGTCTCAGAATTTGGGACGCTGGCAATGCCAGACCCATGCAAGAGTGTCTTTGGGCGCTTCATGTCACGCTTTGAGATGCCAC AACCAAGTGACAATGCCAGTGTGAACTACGTTGTGTATAAAGGAGACTATTATGTCAGTAATGAGAACATCTTCATGTACAAAGTGGACCCAGAAACGCTTGAAACGAAGGAAAAG GTCGACTGGAGCAAATTTGTTGCAGTGAATGGGGCCACTGCTCATCCTCATTATGCGTCTGATGGGACAACATACAATATGGGCAATTCCTATGGGAAACATG GGTCTAGGTATAATATCATTCAGGTCCCTCCACAAAAATCAAACTGTAATGACACGTTAGAGGGAGCGAAAGTGCTGTGCTCCCTTACTCCAATGGATAAGATGAGACCCTCCTACTATCACAGCTTTG GAATGAGTGAAAACTACATCATTTTCATTGAGCAACCCATCAAGCTGAATCTCTTGCAGATTATCACTTCCAAACTCCGTGGGAAAGCCATTTCTGAAGGGATAAGCTGGGAGCCTCAGTACAACACTTGCTTCCATGTGGTGAATAAGCACACAGGGGAG GTGCTGCCAGGGCAGTGGTACAGTAAGCCCTTTGCTACTTTCCACCAAATCAATGCCTTTGAAGATAATGGCTGTGTGGTCCTTGATCTGTGCTGCCAGGATGATGGAACAACTTTGGCTATTTACAAACTTCAGAATCTGCGGAGGAGTGGGGAAGGTCTAGATCAG ATTTATGACTCAACATCCCGAGCTTTCCCTCGTCGCTTTGTTCTCCCACTGAACGTGAATTCAGACACACCTGTGGGGAAGAATCTGAACCCACTGTCTTATACATTGGCAAGGGCTGTGAAAGATGCAGATGGCAAG GTCTGGTGCACACATGAAAATCTGCACCCTGAGGGCTTTGAAAAGGTTGGGGGCTTGGAGTTCCCCCAGATCAACTACTCTCGGTACAATGGTAGGAGGTACCGTTACTTCTATGGATGCGGTTTTCGGCATTTGGTTGGTGATTCCTTGATCAAGGTTGATGTGGAGACCAAGAATTTCAAG ATTTGGCAGGAGGATGGATCCTACCCATCAGAGCCTGTGTTTGTGCCAGTGCCTAATGCCACGGCAGAAGACAGTGGAGTCATCTTGTCTGTTGTGGTCTCCCCCACTGAG AACCAAAGTGCGTTCCTTCTTGTCTTGGACGCAGAGACTTTCAGAGAATTGGGGCGAGCGGAAGTTGCAGTGCAAATGCCTTATGGATTCCACGGCATCTTTACTTCCCACTGA
- the PTS gene encoding 6-pyruvoyl tetrahydrobiopterin synthase, which translates to MAPPAARLARLSRTVSFSACHRLHSKSLSDEENQKLFGKCNNPNGHGHNYKVIVTVRGEIDPVSGMVINLTDLKEYMQEAIMEPLDHKNLDKDVPYFAEVVSTTENVAVFIWENLKKLLPVGTLYKVKVYETDQNIVVYKGEETISEK; encoded by the exons atggcgccgcccgccgcccggctgGCCCGGCTCTCCCGCACCGTCTCCTTCAGCGCCTGCCACCGCCTGCACAG TAAATCACTGAGTGatgaagaaaaccagaagctGTTTGGAAAATGCAACAATCCAAATGGCCATGGACACAACTATAAAG ttatagTCACTGTGCGTGGAGAG ATTGACCCAGTCTCAGGAATGGTTATAAACCTGACAGACCTGAAAGAATATATGCAG gaggcAATCATGGAACCGCTTGACCACAAAAACCTGGATAAGGATGTGCCATACTTTGCTGAGGTTGTGAG CACCACCGAGAACGTTGCAGTATTCATCTGGGAAAACCTCAAGAAGCTCCTGCCTGTGGGAACTCTTTATAAAGTCAAAGTGTATGAAACAGACCAGAACATTGTCGTTtacaaaggagaagaaacaatCTCTGAGAAGTGA